One genomic window of Choristoneura fumiferana chromosome 14, NRCan_CFum_1, whole genome shotgun sequence includes the following:
- the LOC141435276 gene encoding phospholipid phosphatase 1-like, which yields MRLENRSTDCNEVIKMRQVFNLIVKMWDTLKLFWSKTNRWHRVFFIFLIVQFRFIPGGQLGFQCNDPALSYPFTGDTINMKWLFGTTLLVPLAMLLLVERMYHRNEKPTDNSKSRALIWYREYLFGLLINLTLVQTLKLIVGSPRPHFFDTCQPEEALNCHESEYVASYTCTKALWQHESDKSFPSGHTSLAVHAGIFVVYYLHQRAKQSSASRVILSIQSVCLVAALYCCISRMTDHRHHWWDVLAGATVAAPIIWFTLLSLCKNFKCFESGDCEEPGQVKNSTNHKETCDIRG from the exons ATGAGGTTAGAAAATCGTTCCACTGATTGTAATGAAGTAATAAAAATGAGACaagtgtttaatttaattgtgaaaATGTGGGATACATTGAAGCTGTTTTGGTCCAAAACGAATCGGTGGCATAGAg TGTTCTTCATATTTCTAATAGTGCAGTTCCGTTTCATCCCTGGTGGGCAGCTGGGCTTCCAATGTAACGATCCAGCGCTATCCTACCCATTCACCGGAGACACTATTAATATGAAGTGGCTCTTTGGCACAACCTTACTTGTACCTCTTGCTATG tTATTATTAGTTGAAAGAATGTACCATAGGAATGAAAAACCAACGGATAACTCCAAGTCTAGAGCTCTCATATGGTACAGAGAGTATTTATTCGGTCTCCTGATAAACCTGACATTGGTACAGACCCTCAAGTTGATTGTTGGGTCACCAAGGCCACATTTCTTTGACACTTGTCAACCGGAAGAAGCTCTGAACTGTCACGA ATCAGAATACGTGGCAAGCTACACTTGCACCAAAGCGCTCTGGCAGCACGAGTCTGACAAGAGTTTCCCTTCGGGGCATACGTCGCTCGCTGTACACGCAGGAATTTTTGTCGTG TACTATCTTCACCAACGTGCTAAACAAAGCAGCGCCAGTAGGGTAATACTGAGCATACAGTCAGTGTGCCTGGTCGCCGCGCTGTACTGTTGTATATCGCGGATGACGGACCACCGCCACCACTGGTGGGACGTGCTGGCCGGGGCCACCGTGGCCGCACCCATAATATGGTTCACT CTCCTGTCTCTTTGCAAAAACTTCAAATGCTTTGAGAGCGGGGATTGTGAAGAACCTGGCCAAGTCAAAAACTCCACAAACCACAAAGAAACCTGTGACATCAGAGGTTAA
- the LOC141435277 gene encoding serpin B7-like produces the protein MLASNERLYVSTAVQKAFIVVDETGTEAAASTAIMKRVIKRAKSNPVFNADRPFLYLLTARNILLFIGVYEGREYAQATYT, from the exons ATGCTGGCGTCTAATGAACGGCTGTATGTGTCCACGGCAGTGCAGAAAGCCTTCATAGTGGTGGATGAGACGGGCACAGAGGCTGCTGCCAGCACTG CAATTATGAAAAGAGTTATTAAACGAGCTAAATCTAACCCCGTTTTTAACGCCGACCGCCCTTTCCTGTATCTTCTGACTGCGCGCAACATTCTTCTCTTCATTGGCGTGTACGAAGGGAGGGAATACGCCCAAGCTACTTACACATGA